A genomic segment from Triticum dicoccoides isolate Atlit2015 ecotype Zavitan chromosome 1A, WEW_v2.0, whole genome shotgun sequence encodes:
- the LOC119367210 gene encoding pentatricopeptide repeat-containing protein At1g11900-like: MLPLIRRLPAAPSRLAALALRRPHRRAATAASTTTTGTPAVSSSRLAGSPPAENPAADQGSELEPRPEPLDRDWGSTLSRADLTEVAGILRRLRDEQISLGLGTFNRLLKRACEADDFLLFAKVFRHLLLSKAAPDLTSYMCVARAIGGLDDNELLLKFVREVLEITNGRDPTVANRIVFAAGRYGRLDKCLIIFEELKKDRRCLDIVTFNTVLDMLGKVGRVGEMLGEVKLMEELGISPDIVTYNTVINCLRRLGRLSLCKSFAREMFERGISPDLRTYTALIDCFGRAGHIADALEAFEQMKKSHQPSIYVYRALISDMKKAGRFELAEKLTDEMNSSASDLLGPEDFRQKSKGRRARNSSR; the protein is encoded by the coding sequence ATGCTCCCCCTAATACGCCGCCTCCCCGCCGCTCCCTCCCGCCTAGCCGCCCTCGCACTCCGCCGACCACACCGTCGAGCTGCGACGGCGGCCTCGACGACGACGACAGGGACACCCGCGGTATCCTCCTCCCGTCTCGCGGGCTCGCCGCCAGCAGAGAACCCAGCAGCGGATCAGGGGAGCGAGTTGGAGCCCCGACCCGAACCCCTGGACCGGGACTGGGGCTCAACGCTGTCCCGGGCGGACCTTACAGAGGTTGCCGGAATCCTCCGGCGGTTGCGCGACGAGCAGATCAGTCTGGGCCTGGGCACCTTCAATCGGCTGCTGAAGCGAGCGTGCGAAGCAGACGACTTCCTTCTCTTCGCCAAGGTATTCAGACACTTGCTGCTCTCCAAAGCTGCTCCCGACTTGACTTCCTACATGTGTGTCGCCAGGGCCATTGGGGGTCTAGATGACAATGAACTGTTACTCAAGTTTGTGAGAGAGGTATTGGAGATCACAAATGGCAGAGACCCCACGGTGGCGAATCGCATTGTTTTCGCCGCGGGTAGATATGGGCGCCTCGATAAATGCTTGATCATTTTCGAGGAGCTGAAGAAAGATAGGAGATGCTTGGATATTGTCACCTTCAACACTGTCTTGGACATGCTAGGGAAAGTTGGTCGGGTGGGCGAAATGCTTGGGGAGGTGAAGCTGATGGAGGAACTTGGCATTTCTCCTGACATCGTGACGTATAATACAGTGATAAACTGCCTGCGTAGGCTTGGAAGATTGAGTCTGTGCAAAAGCTTTGCAAGAGAGATGTTTGAGAGAGGCATCAGTCCGGATTTGAGAACGTATACCGCGCTAATTGATTGTTTTGGAAGGGCAGGGCATATTGCTGATGCCCTCGAGGCGTTTGAGCAGATGAAGAAGTCGCACCAACCTTCGATTTATGTCTATCGGGCACTGATCAGTGACATGAAAAAAGCTGGGCGGTTTGAGTTAGCAGAAAAGCTCACCGATGAGATGAATTCGAGTGCGTCTGATTTGTTAGGCCCTGAAGATTTCAGGCAGAAGTCCAAGGGAAGAAGGGCCAGGAACAGCAGCAGGTAA
- the LOC119367221 gene encoding pentatricopeptide repeat-containing protein At3g46790, chloroplastic-like, producing MRPLPAFTISRLAAVGADPCGVPLPVFNSLLSSLASSDPSHAHLPLHLFRRLLLLPARRPDAFTLSSLASSFLPLHPRSHAAASLHAFSLRLGLLHADPVLTNSILLLYLRSPHRSSTSGTALCLFDEMPARTASTYNALISHAPAGIDLRSLARHMVADGLCPDRFTASALLSACASEREGRELHCFAVKRGMCGDGDFHVSSGFVSMYCRVSRPDLARRVFDRMHQRNVVSWTAMVGGYAENGMFEDAAKAFRAMWAVDGILPNRVALISVLSAVEGLMGLAEGKQVHGFAARMGLYGEVSLNNALVDMYAKGGALRYARRIFDDGTWRKDVISWGSMVLGYGLHGMGMEAVALFDQMHASGVKPDSIVGLGVLSACCRAGLVLKGLEIYNSLVKDHKVHPTEEMSACVVDLLGRSGLIDHALDFIKSMSVEPGPSVWGALLDASVIHSNKETQDLACRSLLRLEEESPSNLVSVSNLHASSGRWNIVEQVRAKIKHGTLKKTPGRSWVNAAI from the coding sequence ATGCGGCCACTCCCGGCGTTCACGAtctcccgcctcgccgccgtcggcgCGGACCCCTGCGGCGTGCCGCTCCCCGTGTTCAACTCCCTCCTCTCCAGCCTCGCCTCCTCCGACCCCTCCCACGCGCACCTGCCGCTCCACCtcttccgccgcctcctcctcctcccagcccGCCGCCCGGACGCCTTCACGCTCTCCTCCctcgcctcctccttcctccccctccaCCCCCGCTcccacgccgccgcctccctccacgcCTTCTCCCTCCGGCTCGGCCTCCTGCACGCCGACCCCGTCCTCACCAACTCCATCCTGCTCCTCTACCTCCGCTCGCCCCACCGCTCCTCCACCTCCGGCACGGCGCTCTgcctgttcgacgaaatgcccgcCCGCACCGCCTCCACCTACAACGCGCTCATCTCCCACGCCCCCGCTGGCATCGACCTCCGGTCCCTGGCGCGCCACATGGTCGCGGACGGGCTCTGCCCGGACAGGTTCACGGCCTCGGCGCTCCTGTCCGCGTGCGCGTCCGAGCGCGAGGGCAGGGAGCTGCATTGCTTTGCCGTCAAGCGCGGGATGTGCGGCGACGGCGATTTCCATGTCAGCAGCGGGTTTGTCTCCATGTACTGCAGGGTCTCCCGGCCAGACCTTGCGCGCAGGGTTTTTGACAGGATGCATCAGAGGAATGTCGTCTCGTGGACTGCCATGGTGGGAGGGTACGCCGAGAATGGCATGTTTGAGGATGCGGCGAAGGCTTTCCGGGCAATGTGGGCGGTTGATGGTATTCTGCCGAATAGGGTCGCGTTGATCAGTGTGCTGTCGGCTGTCGAGGGCCTCATGGGCTTAGCAGAGGGCAAGCAAGTGCATGGTTTCGCCGCGAGGATGGGGCTCTATGGGGAGGTGTCCCTCAACAATGCTTTGGTTGATATGTATGCAAAGGGCGGAGCCTTGCGTTATGCAAGGCGCATTTTCGATGATGGTACTTGGCGCAAAGATGTCATCTCTTGGGGTTCAATGGTACTTGGTTATGGCCTTCATGGTATGGGTATGGAGGCAGTTGCCTTGTTTGATCAGATGCATGCTTCTGGGGTTAAGCCAGACAGCATAGTTGGTCTGGGTGTGCTTTCCGCGTGCTGCAGGGCAGGATTGGTGTTGAAGGGACTTGAGATATACAACTCCCTGGTGAAGGATCATAAAGTCCATCCAACCGAGGAGATGTCTGCTTGCGTAGTTGATTTACTGGGGCGTTCTGGGTTGATTGACCATGCCTTGGACTTCATAAAGTCAATGAGCGTAGAGCCAGGCCCTAGTGTATGGGGAGCACTTCTGGATGCCTCTGTTATTCACAGTAACAAAGAGACTCAAGATTTAGCTTGCAGGTCTCTTCTTAGATTGGAAGAAGAGAGCCCATCAAATCTTGTCTCGGTATCTAACCTACACGCCTCTTCTGGTAGGTGGAATATTGTTGAACAAGTGAGGGCAAAGATTAAACACGGAACATTGAAGAAAACACCTGGTCGCAGTTGGGTAAATGCAGCAATATAG